In Shinella sp. XGS7, a single genomic region encodes these proteins:
- a CDS encoding DNA-binding protein has protein sequence MAKKPAVKTHAEVRAEFNRRGESIAGWARKHQFGYSLVCEVLSGRKKCKRGQSHRIAVLLGLKDGEIVN, from the coding sequence ATGGCCAAGAAACCCGCTGTGAAAACCCATGCCGAAGTGCGCGCCGAGTTCAACCGGCGCGGTGAGTCCATCGCCGGATGGGCTCGGAAGCACCAGTTTGGCTACAGCCTGGTTTGCGAGGTCCTGTCCGGCCGGAAGAAGTGCAAGCGCGGGCAGTCCCACCGGATTGCGGTGCTGCTCGGCTTGAAGGACGGCGAGATCGTGAACTGA
- a CDS encoding ArsR family transcriptional regulator produces the protein MSFADFQTSDRRLVLLKALESAVQYRANAYLLRRYADVMGHVVSADRIEQDLAWLHEQGLLSLVKELGVSIATLTTRGLDVATGRAVVPGVQQPAPGG, from the coding sequence ATGAGCTTCGCCGACTTCCAAACCTCCGACCGCCGCCTGGTCCTGCTCAAGGCCCTGGAGAGCGCCGTCCAGTACCGTGCCAACGCCTACCTGCTACGCCGCTACGCCGACGTGATGGGCCATGTGGTGAGCGCCGACCGCATCGAACAGGACCTGGCCTGGCTGCACGAGCAGGGTCTGCTCAGCCTGGTCAAGGAACTGGGTGTGTCCATCGCCACGCTCACGACCCGCGGCCTGGACGTGGCCACCGGCCGCGCCGTGGTGCCGGGTGTCCAGCAACCTGCGCCGGGAGGCTGA
- a CDS encoding DUF4482 domain-containing protein: MSSDISRSSRSSFRDKVKKLTVSGFFLVLGAIAGLLMAPETLVRLRNFPDSLIAGLITAVVALVAVLVNNAVSRWNLRTQHQNDRRQKLADVLLQTRRDVYMEVATVIEEALASIVRLANPRLKDDEATAPFDAVSAKIGKVYVVASEETALGIASFMAEYEATSLKLRLARRPSVLANQLIEFHRSRMDRIREQVKELQSSLGPMTLGDAIDPGKNARHREVTDLLQRLDRNTKGWEQQVKQIRPLQMELYKTALDSFQRLRLLVVPVLASVRDEIGAPLNLENLQAAFSQVDKFTDQQLRDLFGVDADAAAEPPQEAT; the protein is encoded by the coding sequence ATGAGCAGTGACATCTCGCGCTCGAGCCGGAGTTCATTTCGGGATAAGGTAAAGAAGCTGACTGTTTCCGGTTTCTTTTTGGTACTCGGGGCTATTGCTGGCTTGCTGATGGCGCCCGAGACACTAGTTCGCCTCAGGAACTTTCCTGACTCCCTCATTGCTGGACTGATCACGGCGGTGGTCGCCTTAGTTGCCGTGCTGGTCAACAATGCTGTCAGCCGCTGGAACCTCCGAACACAGCATCAGAACGATCGCAGACAGAAGCTTGCAGATGTGCTCCTCCAAACTAGACGCGACGTCTATATGGAAGTAGCCACTGTTATCGAGGAGGCTCTTGCTTCGATTGTTCGGCTAGCTAACCCGCGGCTGAAAGACGACGAGGCGACTGCACCTTTCGATGCAGTATCAGCAAAGATCGGAAAGGTCTACGTTGTAGCGTCTGAAGAAACCGCGCTCGGGATTGCTAGCTTCATGGCTGAGTACGAAGCGACGTCCCTTAAGCTACGGTTGGCCCGGCGGCCTTCAGTCTTGGCGAATCAGCTGATCGAGTTCCATAGGTCCAGAATGGACAGAATCCGGGAGCAGGTTAAGGAACTGCAATCCAGCCTCGGTCCGATGACACTCGGCGATGCCATTGATCCAGGAAAAAACGCCCGGCATCGCGAGGTCACAGACCTGCTACAGCGATTGGATAGGAACACGAAGGGTTGGGAGCAGCAAGTAAAGCAGATCCGTCCTCTTCAGATGGAACTCTATAAAACTGCGCTGGATTCCTTTCAGAGGCTTCGCCTTTTGGTTGTTCCTGTGCTCGCGAGCGTCAGAGATGAGATAGGTGCTCCGCTTAACCTGGAGAACCTTCAAGCTGCTTTTTCACAGGTTGATAAGTTCACCGACCAACAATTGCGGGACCTTTTTGGCGTGGACGCTGACGCCGCCGCAGAACCGCCGCAAGAAGCGACGTAA
- a CDS encoding polysaccharide deacetylase family protein, whose protein sequence is MGLKSIGRVGGVSATPKAGTYGNVRNFVPMDNLAAWDNKAGAGVTFEIDPTVLFDGRPSIKITFPPGTTSGFLGTLGETAIMPRAWDLSGTVLAFRCSKLSATNGPNLFIGDASGFANNTLSWGQGPASYSQSTRDNEWIVYHVDKAKAGGISWTETGAYVNKVARRLRISLALTAAQAEPVSFWIGALGIKQPRPKPTLIFTYDDSRASIYSHVYPLFKACRIPMSLAVISGAIGTAGYMTAQQVLEMAQDPSGLFEMVTHSSTHTNVNLAGDERYVREVIEVRDWLRALGIKGDGPDHHAWVQSVFTNGAIDGLKAAGFLSARAAGAAYAYRAHSDQCIRAGDKTRWLLNSLTTLGNTKDAAGMIAEIDAWRSVGGFAMVNGHDFGPTSSDAYTMAISEHTQLVEYVASLRDAGLIEPMLWSEWFNTYCR, encoded by the coding sequence ATGGGCCTGAAATCGATTGGTCGCGTGGGTGGGGTGTCGGCGACTCCGAAGGCCGGGACCTATGGCAACGTCAGGAACTTTGTTCCGATGGACAACCTCGCCGCGTGGGACAACAAAGCGGGGGCGGGCGTCACGTTTGAGATCGACCCTACGGTGCTGTTCGACGGTCGCCCGAGCATCAAGATCACCTTCCCACCAGGGACCACCAGCGGCTTCCTCGGCACCTTGGGAGAGACCGCAATCATGCCGCGGGCCTGGGACCTCTCAGGCACCGTCTTGGCGTTCCGCTGTAGCAAGCTATCCGCAACGAACGGCCCGAACCTGTTCATCGGCGACGCTTCCGGCTTTGCAAACAACACCTTGAGCTGGGGGCAAGGTCCGGCGAGTTACTCGCAAAGCACTCGCGATAACGAGTGGATCGTCTATCACGTGGACAAGGCGAAAGCCGGCGGGATCTCATGGACCGAGACCGGCGCGTATGTGAACAAGGTGGCGCGTCGCCTGCGCATCTCGCTCGCTCTTACGGCTGCGCAGGCCGAACCGGTGTCCTTCTGGATTGGCGCACTTGGCATCAAGCAACCCAGGCCGAAGCCGACGCTGATCTTCACCTATGACGACTCGCGCGCGTCGATCTATAGCCACGTGTACCCCCTGTTCAAAGCCTGCCGCATCCCCATGAGCTTGGCGGTGATCAGTGGCGCCATCGGAACTGCCGGCTACATGACGGCCCAGCAGGTTCTGGAGATGGCCCAGGATCCCTCGGGGCTATTTGAAATGGTGACCCATTCGTCCACCCATACCAACGTCAATCTCGCGGGTGATGAGCGCTATGTTCGGGAGGTTATCGAAGTGCGCGACTGGCTGCGCGCCTTGGGCATCAAGGGTGACGGCCCCGATCACCACGCCTGGGTGCAGTCAGTTTTCACCAATGGGGCCATTGATGGGCTCAAGGCCGCAGGGTTCCTCAGTGCGCGGGCCGCAGGGGCGGCCTACGCGTACCGCGCGCACTCTGATCAATGCATTCGCGCAGGTGACAAGACGAGGTGGCTCCTCAACTCGCTGACGACGCTCGGCAACACAAAGGATGCCGCCGGGATGATCGCCGAGATCGACGCCTGGCGCAGCGTTGGCGGGTTTGCGATGGTCAATGGCCACGACTTCGGCCCGACCAGCTCTGACGCCTACACGATGGCCATCAGCGAGCACACCCAGCTGGTCGAGTACGTCGCCTCGCTGCGCGACGCAGGGCTTATCGAGCCGATGCTCTGGAGCGAATGGTTCAACACCTACTGCCGCTGA
- a CDS encoding XRE family transcriptional regulator — protein MGDRLREERLRLGENQDSLASLLGVSREMLGKYERSKAVPGGDVLARALAARMDVVYILGGERLLKSPVDLVERSEDGTESTGAPRDKLTVLDPTIGSAHFLGAALAAMTTLRARQTTPLVLPVLYEHRHIKREFQVIPKYRDASAGRGLSAAEDMDFNDAGVMAFDRRWMQETFGRTDGLATVRVHGDSMEPTLVDGETIVIDTHVSKVDTSGVYVIRVAGNVLVKRVQHKLDGSLVIKSDNPAYEPEVVRPGAIKVHVAGRMVWPRTR, from the coding sequence ATGGGCGACCGCCTACGGGAAGAGCGTCTGCGGCTGGGTGAGAATCAAGATTCCCTAGCGTCGCTCCTAGGCGTATCGCGGGAGATGCTTGGGAAGTACGAGCGCAGCAAGGCCGTGCCTGGTGGAGACGTGCTTGCGCGTGCGCTGGCCGCGCGGATGGATGTGGTCTACATCCTTGGTGGCGAGCGGTTACTAAAGTCCCCTGTGGATCTGGTCGAAAGATCCGAGGACGGCACAGAAAGCACAGGGGCTCCGAGGGACAAGCTCACCGTGCTCGATCCGACCATTGGGAGTGCCCATTTCTTGGGCGCAGCGCTCGCAGCGATGACCACCCTCCGCGCGCGGCAGACAACGCCTCTGGTGCTTCCGGTGCTGTACGAGCACAGGCACATCAAGAGGGAGTTTCAGGTGATACCAAAGTACCGAGACGCGTCTGCCGGACGTGGGTTGAGTGCGGCTGAAGATATGGACTTCAATGACGCAGGGGTCATGGCGTTCGACCGCCGCTGGATGCAAGAGACGTTCGGGAGAACAGATGGACTGGCAACGGTACGTGTCCACGGCGACAGCATGGAGCCAACTCTGGTTGACGGCGAGACGATCGTCATTGACACCCACGTAAGCAAGGTAGACACCAGCGGCGTCTACGTAATCAGGGTGGCCGGGAACGTACTGGTCAAGAGGGTGCAGCACAAGCTGGACGGCTCTCTTGTGATCAAAAGCGATAACCCGGCCTACGAACCTGAGGTGGTCAGGCCCGGTGCAATAAAGGTGCACGTTGCAGGCCGAATGGTTTGGCCCAGGACTCGCTGA
- a CDS encoding N-acetylmuramoyl-L-alanine amidase, with the protein MQSAASTPSLPASAEIKRLISLLVVHCSATPSGRPIGPWDAATVINGWHAARGFRRSSPLARSFNVELQSIGYHYVIDVDGRHYTGRHLSEIGAHVSGHNAYSVGICLVGGAEREARYSEPQWGTLARLVAALASTLKIPLQSGNAVRPGVCGHRDLSPDLNRSGAIEPAEWLKTCPGFSVEQWLARGMEPDPAHIFTATPGGGARA; encoded by the coding sequence ATGCAGTCCGCCGCCTCCACCCCCTCGCTTCCCGCCAGCGCCGAGATCAAGCGCCTGATCTCGCTGCTGGTCGTGCATTGCTCGGCCACGCCCAGCGGCCGGCCCATCGGGCCCTGGGATGCCGCCACCGTCATCAACGGCTGGCACGCTGCCCGCGGCTTTCGCCGCTCCAGCCCTCTGGCGCGCAGCTTCAATGTCGAGCTGCAGAGCATCGGCTACCACTACGTGATTGACGTGGACGGCCGGCACTACACGGGCCGGCACCTCTCCGAGATCGGCGCCCATGTCAGCGGCCACAACGCCTACAGCGTGGGCATCTGCCTGGTCGGCGGCGCCGAGCGCGAGGCCCGCTACAGCGAGCCCCAGTGGGGCACGCTCGCCCGCCTGGTCGCGGCTCTGGCCAGCACCCTCAAGATCCCCCTGCAGTCCGGCAATGCCGTGCGCCCGGGCGTGTGCGGCCACCGCGACCTCTCGCCCGATCTGAACCGCAGCGGCGCCATCGAGCCCGCCGAGTGGCTCAAGACCTGCCCCGGCTTCTCGGTGGAGCAGTGGCTGGCCCGGGGCATGGAGCCGGACCCGGCGCACATCTTCACCGCCACACCCGGCGGAGGTGCCCGAGCATGA